One Hippoglossus stenolepis isolate QCI-W04-F060 chromosome 22, HSTE1.2, whole genome shotgun sequence DNA segment encodes these proteins:
- the lrtm2a gene encoding leucine-rich repeat and transmembrane domain-containing protein 2, whose translation MPPHTHPPGGGTGLPLSSDAFHLARPVFLCVLCLLAVLLPPASSCPPPCLCSSDGLVVDCGGRGLSSLPPLHLLPPGSRSFLLANNKLASLGASAFANLSSLEELDLSNNYLDNLPAGLFRDMSNLTRLTLHNNSLTGMERDLFQGLGGLQSLDLSLNGLSSVPLGLLDELQSLRWLSLSGNRLHGLERAAFEPLANLQHLELGNNPWECDCNLREFKHWMEWLLYRGGKVDAVECTLPKDLRGRDIRGVPVEMFNYCLQLEDENGGGESSRTGQKGGPPCSRNALNPSGATPITDNSVNTGDDSSSNTGGGGAGGEAPSDCIRARYKPVSVRRAIGTVVIAGVVCGIVCIMMVAAAAYGCIYASLMAKYQRELKKRQPLMGDGEADGEDREEKQISSVA comes from the exons ATgcccccccacacccaccccCCTGGCGGGGGCACTGGCCTGCCCCTGTCCAGTGATGCCTTCCACTTGGCCAGACCTG tcttcctctgtgtcctctgcctTCTGGCAGTACTGCTGCCACCGGcctcctcctgccctcctccctgtctctgctCCTCAGATGGTTTGGTGGTGGACTGCGGGGGCCGGGgtctctcctccctgcctcccctgcACCTCTTGCCACCCGGGAGCCGCTCCTTCCTGCTAGCCAACAACAAGCTCGCCTCGCTGGGAGCCTCTGCCTTCGCTAACCTCTCCTCTCTGGAG GAGCTGGACCTTTCTAATAACTATCTAGATAATTTACCAGCTGGATTATTCAGAGACATGTCCAACCTGACGAGACTGACTCTGCACAACAACTCATTaacagggatggagagagacCTCTTCCAG GGTTTGGGGGGCCTTCAAAGTCTGGATCTGTCCCTGAACGGACTGTCCTCTGTTCCTCTGGGGCtactggatgagctgcagagccTCAG GTGGCTGTCTCTGTCGGGCAACCGGCTCCATGGTTTAGAAAGGGCAGCGTTTGAGCCCCTCGCCAACCTGCAACATCTGGAATTGGGAAACAACCCCTGGGAATGTGACTGCAACCTCCGCGAATTCAAACACTGGATGGAGTGGCTGCTGTACAGAG GGGGGAAGGTGGACGCGGTGGAGTGCACGCTACCGAAGGATCTGCGTGGGCGAGACATCCGCGGTGTTCCAGTGGAAATGTTCAACTACTGCCTCCAACTTGAGGACGAGAACGGAGGAGGTGAGAGTTCCCGTACTGGACAGAAAGGAGGTCCACCCTGCAGCAGGAACGCTCTTAACCCCAGTGGGGCGACACCAATTACTGACAACAGCGTCAACACTGGTGATGACTCCTCTTCAAACACAGGAGGTGGAGGCGCAGGTGGGGAGGCACCATCGGATTGTATCCGCGCTCGTTACAAGCCTGTGAGCGTGCGACGCGCCATAGGCACAGTAGTGATTGCCGGTGTGGTTTGCGGCATCGTTTGCATCATGATGGTTGCAGCTGCGGCCTATGGCTGCATCTACGCCTCCCTGATGGCTAAATACCAGAGAGAGCTGAAGAAAAGGCAGCCGCTGATGGGAGACGGCGAGGCAGACggggaggacagggaggagaaaCAGATCTCCTCTGTGGCCTAG